A segment of the Bdellovibrio bacteriovorus genome:
GAGCAGTCCGGAAAAGGACTTCCCGCTTCGTCAGTTCCGCGGCCGTCATAACTCCAGTTCGCAAGCCGTGGGTTATGGCAAGTCGATGATGCTGTTCCATATGCTGGAGTTCCGCTTTGGCAAAGAGACCTTCAACAAGGCCCTGCAGGATTTCTATACCCGCAATTTATTCAAAAAAGCGTCCTTCACGGAAATCCAAAACAGCTTTGAAGCTGTGACCAACCAGAATCTGGAAACGTTCTTCAGCCAGTGGCTGGATCGCAAAGGGGCGCCGGAAATTGAACTGGGTGATGTGCGTATCATGAAGTGGCATGATGGCTCGACCAGCACCACCTATGTGCTCAGCCAAAAGCAGGCCGAGCTGTATGATCTGAACATTCCCGTGATCTGGACACTGGAATCCGGCGCAGAAATCCGCCAGATGGCGCGCCTTTCTGACAAGTCCCAGTTTTATTCTTTGACCTCTCCGTCCCGGCCGGTGAAGGTTTCTGTGGACCCTGACTTCCGCTTGTTCCGCCGTCTTTACACGGAAGAACGCCCGGCGACTTTGTCCAGCGTGCTGGGCGCCTCTGAGATTCACTATTATTTTGACCCGGCAGATGTCACGGCCAAGCAGTTCGTCGAAGTGTGGTCACAGAAAACAGAAGGCAGCGACGTTCTGCACTTCAGTGGGGAACCATTGGATGTTCCGGCACAAGGGGCCATGGTCTTTGTCGGTGATCAGCAAAACTTCGTGAATTTCATGAAGACCCAGTTGGCAGAACAAAGCCTGCAAATCACGACCGATACCATGACCATTGAAGGCCAGAAGTATTCCCTGAATGAAGTCAGCACCGTACTGGTAGCGCGCCTGAAAAACCATGCACAGCAAACTGTGGTGTGGGTGCGCTGGAGTCCTGATAATAATGCTGCCGAGTGGGCGTCCCGCCTGACCCACTATGGCACCTTTGGTGTGTTGGTCTTTAAAGGCCGTCCCGTAATCCACAAGTCCACCTGGCCAGTTCTTGCAAGTCCTCTGCAGCGCGCGCTCTAGACTGCCGCCCTTTCGGCAGTCGCCAGGCCCCCGGCAGCTCGACCTGCCGGATTCCCGGCACAGAGTGCACCAAGTCTTTTAAATTGGATCTGAACAGCCTTCAGATGACCGTTCGCAACCAAACACCTTACATCGCGCAATATGTGATTAAAAAAGGCGACATGGTCATTGCCCGTCTGCCAGGCATCGCACCCGACGCGCAAATGCTGATTCCCACCGACAGCACCTATGAAGTGACGGCCTCTGCCTTTATCAACGGCAACACCTACACCTCGGCGCCGTTGGCCGTGACCGGCCCGATGGGATTCCTGGCGCAGGTCGTTCAGAATCCATCTCAAGGCACCTATGAGTTTAATGTCGTGGAAATCCCCACTTCAAAACCGAACGCTTTGATCTTCGAAAAAACGTGCCTCAGCCCGGTCGTTTTCACCATCTCCAAAGACGGCCGGCCGGTTCAGAATGTCGTGGTTAACAACAGCTTTGAAACTCAGGAGCTTTTCATTGATGATGTTTACTACATCTATGCCGTGATCAACGGCGTGACCACAGACGTCTATACAACGACAAATCCGAATGCCACCATCACAGCAACGGTGGAGCATTCGGATCTGGGGCCGGGTTACTTCAGTCTAGTGATTGATTAGAAACTAATAACCTTCGTCAGGCTCACCGTTATAACGGCACTTGGCATCTGTATGAACTTTCTTTGCGCCACTGCGAAGGTCATCAGTTGTGATGGTGTTGGCCTGACGATCCACGGTAACCACATAAAGATCACTGGCATAATCTTTCACCTGACCGTTTTGCCAGCGCGGAGACAGGAAGCCCTCATTGTTGGATGCCGTCAGCAGAATCGCCATATCGGCCTCAATCATCAGCACATCCTCGGCCTTGTTCTTGTCAGCATCAAACCCTTTGCAGGTGATCGTTCCATCAGCCAAAGCCGAAGACGCAACGACTGACATCAAAGAAAACAAGATCCACTTTTTCATAAAGCCTCCAAATAATTAAGCACCCACCCTTTGTTGCAAGGCCCTTGCCCGCGCAAAGTGGTTTAATTTACTTATAAAGCCGCCACCCCTGTTAAAAAGGCTGCGGGGGTGACAAATTAGAGCGGCGCCCTCCCCGAACCCGGATGAGGTAATAGACCAAGGCCAAATTCCCCAGAGTGATCGCGATCCGAATCCATGTGGGGTGCTGAATCAGTTTGTACATTTCAATGGGCACATAAAGGCTGCCAGAAAGAATCGCCAGCCATTCTGCCCAGGCCTTGGCAAACCACAACCCCACGGCTTCAATCAGCCGCAGCAATGCATACAATAAAGCCACACCGGCCATCATCAAAACGCTGGAGTCGTTGATATTGTCGAGCAACCGCCGAAATACTCCGGCCAATGCGCCGTGATCCAGTCCCAGATGATGCACAATCTGCGAACTTGATTCCTGAACGTCGGTTCCCAATAAATGCAAAAGTTCAAAGCCCACCAGCAAAATGAAAAGGCCCTTGGCTCCCTCGAATATCGCAATGGCCCTGAGCCCCCGATTCTGACTCACGAATCCTCCAAAAGCAGGACCATTATGCCCTGATTTTGTCTCATTTTGATACAGCGACTGCGAAGACACAGGTGAAGCTCCGGTAATCTCTGGGAACATCATGTCTTTGTCAGATTTTTCCGATAAATTCAGAATGAAAAAGACTGAAAACTTTGGAACGCTGCTTGGTGTTTTACTTCTTTCTTGCACTTTGATTTCCTGCCAGACTCCGGCACAAAGAAATCCCAGCTCTGCCGAGGTCCCGCCGGATGTGGCGCCTTACGTGCAAAAGCTTTACAGCGATAAATTGCAGGCCGAACTGAACAAAGAACAATTGCTGATTCTGAAAAGACGGCAGTCGACTCCGCATCCGCACAAAAAAGACTCGTTCCCTCAGGAAACCCGCGAAGAACGCGACTACAAGGAAATGAACGCACGCCAAGAGCGTCAGTTGCAGGTGGTAAATCAAAGTTCGGCGCTGGCTCAACAACGCATTAACGCCCTTCGAGCTGACGCTCCGGTTTCAGTTTTGACCAGCAACAACGAATCCTGGAGAAAACAGGAACAACGCCTGGAGATGGGCTCAATCGCTGAGTTCGCCCTGCGCGACGGCCAGATTCAGCGCATTTTCAAATTCGACCGCATGCACGCCAAAGACTATGAAGTGCAGATCAAGAACTATCTGATCAGCGCTGACGATCCGAATGAAGAGCGTAAAAATGAACACTTCGATGCGACCGTGACCTGTGACGGCCCCTTCCGCATCAAAAAGACTTTCTCGGACAAAAAGTTTGTGGCTTACCAGAAAGCCACCTTCCGCATGTACGACAACAAATACAATGGCGACAACCTGCGCCTGATCCCGGCAAGCTCGGTGACCAGTTGTGAACTGAAAGCAGGACCCGCAGGTGCGCCTGCGCAGTTTGGGGTGCGCTTTGTTGAACCGGCCAATCCCTATCTGGATTTGCACAACCTGGTTGAAGGCTGCCTGATGCCTCGCACAGACAACCTGACTGGCATCGAAAAATTCTTCCTGACTGACAAGTATTCCTCCATGACCTGCCCGCAGGCCGTCCCGTCCGTGGTGAATCTGCCAGAGGCGGTGGACTCGCTGAAATCGAAAGCGGAAGTTCTGCTGGGCCAGCCTTTACCGGGAAACTTCATGGACTTGCACGACCCTTATGCACCCCTGGATTTTTCAAAGGCACCGTACTTTGACAGCATCTATGTGTCCTATTTGGTGTTCCGTGCTGACTATTATGGGACCTTTATGGCGCGGCTGCTGGATTTCCATGCCAAACGCGGCACCAAAGTAAAGATCCTGGTGGCGGGCGTGATCACTCTGGAAAAAGATGAAGTTCTGCTGCGCAAACTGGAAGCCCAGAACCCGAATATCCAACTGCAGGAACTAAAGTACAAAGTTCCATCCGGCGGCAGCCTGGGCGACCGTTTCGATCGTCTGCACCGCTCGATGCACGTAAAGCTGCTATTGACCCTGTCGAAGAAAGAGCCCAAAAACAACGTGGCCTTTATCGGGGGTCGTAACATTCATGACGGTTTCATCTTTAAGAAGCCTTACGATTATCCCCGTCCGGAAATGGTGAACTATGTGAAGGGCGATGAAAGTTTCGTGCACTGGCGCGACTTTGAATTCAAAATTCACGACAAGGACTTCACTGAAAAGGTGGCGGCCCACTTCCTGACCCTGTGGGATCGTGACTATAAAACGATGCAATTCCGCAGCATCAACGTCAACGTGCCCATGGCGTCTCAGGTCAGCCCTTCTTACTTTAACAGCCGCGAACCTTTGGTGCGGCACTTTATGTCGGTGCCTTACAAGGACGACGAAAGCCTGATTCAATTCTATGTGGAAATGCTCGACAGCGCGAAAAAGAAAATCATGATCTCCACCCCGTACTTCCGCCCGCCCGCACCGATTGTCGAAGCACTGGAGCGCGCGGCTGGCCGTGGAGTTCAAGTCACCGTCATCACCCGTCTGGATCTGAAAGGCGACACGGTTGACTGGATCTTGAGTGAATCCAACAAACCGACCGTGAACCGTTTGTTCCAGCAACTGGCGATCTACGAGTACACCGAACCGAAGGTGATTCTGCATTCAAAAATTGTTTTGATTGACGATGTGTATTCGTTCCTGGGTTCCGTGAACCTGAACAAACGCAGCTTCATCCACGACATGGAAAACGGGGCGATGATTTACGGAGCGGCCTATAACCGCGAAATGACGGAAATCTATAATCAGTATAAAAAAGATTCCCGACTGATCGACGACCGCCTGAAGCGAAACTATTTCAAAGCCATGATTCTGGGCGTATTCGACACAGAATTCTAGGATCAGGATTAAGTTCCTGTCATAAAATAAAAGAAACTGGAGGGGTGCGAATCCCCTCTGTTACAACCTAAGGTCTCAAATAAATCAGGAGGCCTTACCATGTGGAAGCTGACCCTTTCCTTTGCCATCGTTTTTTCCGCACTTAGTGCAAACGCATCCTTTGTCACCATCACTCAATGTGATTCTGCATCCAGTACCCACACGTTGAAGATCGTTCAGGATGGTGATGATGCTGAAGTGACCTTGGGCGACAAAAAGCCTCACAAGTACGACGACCTGGTCAGCAAAGCTCCGGGCAGCAAGAAATACAAACTCACCGGGCAGATGACGAACACCTTCCGCGTGGCCGATATCAGCCTGCCTGAACTGCGCGACACTCAAAAGGTAACAGATTTGGTGGCGTCATTGATGTTCCAACGCCCTGAATTCGACGGCGAATACGACATGGTCTATTCCTACGCCAGCGAACTGGTTCATGATCTGAACTGTCGCTAGTTTGTAGAAATAAAAAAGCCCGCTGTAACGCGGGCTTTTTCATTTTTGAATGTCAGATCACTCTAGTGAGTGGTGTCCAGCATCTTAACAACTTCTTCGATATGCTCAGTTTCCATGCGCACCATGGAACGGATCAGTTCTTCCAAGGCAACGTCATCACCGCAGTGTTTAAGTACTGCTTTGTACTTGGCCAAAGCGGCCTGTTCAAACTCAAGGCTTTCTTTTAGGATGTCCAAAACCTTGTGAGTTTTGGTTTCAGGAACCGGAGATACGCGCAAAGTGGGATGACCACCCAAGGCCGTCACTTTTTCACCCATCATGGACGCATGCTGGTAACCTTCGTTCGCCTGTTCATGGAACCATTTCACGATAGGAATGCGGTTCGGTCCTTTCACCATCAAAGCATAGTGCAAGTAACGAACAACGCCAGAGATCTCCATCTCGATAATTTCATTCAAAAGATCCACTACTTTTTTGTTTTCTTTAGTCATAAGACCTCCACCCCCCGAATGATTACAGAATCAGTCAGCCAAGGCAACAGTTGAAAACGTATTGAGAATAATCAAACTTGATAATCGTTTTCGATTTCACTTAGACAAGACTTTCGCCAAAGGCCTAAAAAAGCGAGAAGCCCCGCCGACAACGCAGTCGATGGGGCCTTTTTCAACGGTTTTATTACGTCGCCCGGAAGGGGCGCTTATTCATCGTCAAGCTCGTCGTCGCCGACTACGCCTAGATTGTATTTTTCGATGCGATATCGCATGGATCGGAAGGAGATGTGAAGCAGCTTTGCAGCTCTCTTTTTCACGCCGCCCGCAGAGTGGATGGCTTTGATCAGAAGTTCTTTTTCGATCTGACCCATCACCTTGTCCAAATCAACCCCATCGTCACCGATTTCGATTTCATTGGAGGAAGCCATTTTACGACCGGAAGAAGTGTTCACCATCGGTGGCAAAGACTCTGGAAGAATCGTCGCCCCGCCTTCCAAGGCCACCGTGCGCTCGATCATGTTTTCAAGCTCACGCACGTTTCCTGGATAGTCGTACTTTTTCAGGATTTCCATCGCATCCGCACTGATGGCGCCGATGTTTTT
Coding sequences within it:
- a CDS encoding M1 family metallopeptidase — its product is MSKAQALNKLLIVVGLLFILLVSMQSHGQTLHHKLNVELYPGLKMIKAQDTLTFPKDSPRKISFLLHKDLQVSVTSSDDSVVLLHPATQKEPYAEYGLTLGNIDNKVSVQYFGVIFDPVLNDNSNGLIAPEGATLFGSTYWYPFFLGSQNSFEVTVQTPGDWMSLVQGQIASTLVEGSIRTSRFVEIYPQEEIYLVAGPFKSYQVDTPSGKKVQVLLRRDDPALAQSFLTLVPEYIKHYSQIIAPYPYSSFSVVENFWETGYGMPSFTLLGPTVLRLPFILNSSLPHEVLHNWWGNSVYVDYEKGNWCEGLTTYMADYWQQEKAGSERTYRMNTLLNYMDFVASSPEKDFPLRQFRGRHNSSSQAVGYGKSMMLFHMLEFRFGKETFNKALQDFYTRNLFKKASFTEIQNSFEAVTNQNLETFFSQWLDRKGAPEIELGDVRIMKWHDGSTSTTYVLSQKQAELYDLNIPVIWTLESGAEIRQMARLSDKSQFYSLTSPSRPVKVSVDPDFRLFRRLYTEERPATLSSVLGASEIHYYFDPADVTAKQFVEVWSQKTEGSDVLHFSGEPLDVPAQGAMVFVGDQQNFVNFMKTQLAEQSLQITTDTMTIEGQKYSLNEVSTVLVARLKNHAQQTVVWVRWSPDNNAAEWASRLTHYGTFGVLVFKGRPVIHKSTWPVLASPLQRAL
- a CDS encoding DUF2127 domain-containing protein, which codes for MSSQSLYQNETKSGHNGPAFGGFVSQNRGLRAIAIFEGAKGLFILLVGFELLHLLGTDVQESSSQIVHHLGLDHGALAGVFRRLLDNINDSSVLMMAGVALLYALLRLIEAVGLWFAKAWAEWLAILSGSLYVPIEMYKLIQHPTWIRIAITLGNLALVYYLIRVRGGRRSNLSPPQPF
- a CDS encoding phospholipase D-like domain-containing protein yields the protein MKKTENFGTLLGVLLLSCTLISCQTPAQRNPSSAEVPPDVAPYVQKLYSDKLQAELNKEQLLILKRRQSTPHPHKKDSFPQETREERDYKEMNARQERQLQVVNQSSALAQQRINALRADAPVSVLTSNNESWRKQEQRLEMGSIAEFALRDGQIQRIFKFDRMHAKDYEVQIKNYLISADDPNEERKNEHFDATVTCDGPFRIKKTFSDKKFVAYQKATFRMYDNKYNGDNLRLIPASSVTSCELKAGPAGAPAQFGVRFVEPANPYLDLHNLVEGCLMPRTDNLTGIEKFFLTDKYSSMTCPQAVPSVVNLPEAVDSLKSKAEVLLGQPLPGNFMDLHDPYAPLDFSKAPYFDSIYVSYLVFRADYYGTFMARLLDFHAKRGTKVKILVAGVITLEKDEVLLRKLEAQNPNIQLQELKYKVPSGGSLGDRFDRLHRSMHVKLLLTLSKKEPKNNVAFIGGRNIHDGFIFKKPYDYPRPEMVNYVKGDESFVHWRDFEFKIHDKDFTEKVAAHFLTLWDRDYKTMQFRSINVNVPMASQVSPSYFNSREPLVRHFMSVPYKDDESLIQFYVEMLDSAKKKIMISTPYFRPPAPIVEALERAAGRGVQVTVITRLDLKGDTVDWILSESNKPTVNRLFQQLAIYEYTEPKVILHSKIVLIDDVYSFLGSVNLNKRSFIHDMENGAMIYGAAYNREMTEIYNQYKKDSRLIDDRLKRNYFKAMILGVFDTEF
- a CDS encoding ferritin-like domain-containing protein codes for the protein MTKENKKVVDLLNEIIEMEISGVVRYLHYALMVKGPNRIPIVKWFHEQANEGYQHASMMGEKVTALGGHPTLRVSPVPETKTHKVLDILKESLEFEQAALAKYKAVLKHCGDDVALEELIRSMVRMETEHIEEVVKMLDTTH